The Deinococcus ruber genomic interval AGGAGGCTGCAAGTGTTCAGATTCGCGCTGCTTCTACTGGTACTCAGCAGTTCTATCGTCTGTGCGTGGTTGGATCGTAAGCACCTGCTCCGGGGTCAGGGGGTTCGGGTTGCCCTAACTCTGCTGCTCTGTGTACTGTTTGTGCCGCTGCTGCTCTTCCTGGTCTTTTCCGCAGTGGCCTACAGCTTCCGGGGCGCAGCTTTCGAGATGACCATGACGGTGCTGATCGCCGCGCTGGGCCTGGGCTGTGTGATCTGGGGAGCCGTTATAAAAACCAGGGCGGCCATCGTGTTGCTGTCGGCGGGCGTGGTGGAACTTGTGACCCTGTTCCTGGCGTGGCTGGTTCCACTGTCGGGCGGCTGAGCGGCGCGGCGCATACTTCTCCGTTGATCCAGTCGGAGAACTCGGGCAGCACGAAAAAGCCGCCGAACATCAGTTGATGCGGCGGCCTGCGGTGTTCCTCCTGAAGTCTAGCCGCGTTTCTCGGAGGCCATCAGCGCCGCGCCCACGATGCCTGCTTCGTTTTGCAGGGTGGCGGGCACGATGGGCGTTTTGATCTGAAGCAGCGGTTGCCACTTCTCGGGCTTCTTGCTGATGCCCCCGCCGATGATGAACAGGTCGGGGCTGAACAGCATTTCCAGTTGCTCCAGATAGGCGTTGGCGCGTTTGCTCCAGGCTTTCCAGCTCAGGTCTTCCAGCTCGCGTGCCCGCTCCGAGGCCCACGGTTCGACCTCGCGCCCGCCCAGTTCCAGGTGGCCCAGCTCGGTATTGGGCACCAGCACGCCACTGTTGATCAGCGCCGAACCGATGCCGGTGCCGAAGGTCAGCATCATCACCACGCCGTGCGCGTCTTTGCCTGCTCCGTAGCGGGCCTCGCCCAGTCCGGCGGCGTCGGCGTCGTTCAGCAGCGTTACCGGCCTGCCCACCGCCCGGGTAAACAGCTGGTCGGCGTCGATCCCGATCCAGCGCTTGTCTACGTTGGCTGCACTCAGGGTCACACCGCCGCGCACCACGCCCGGAAACGTCACGCCGATGGGGCCTTTGCCGCTGCCCAGCTCCTCGAAGTGGTGCGCGATCTCAGAGACCACCTCGGCCACGTCTTCCGGCGAGGCCCCGGCGGGTGTGGGAATACGGAAGCGCTCGGCCAGCAGTTTTCCGGTCTTCAGATCAACGGGCGCACCCTTGATGCCGCTGCCGCCGATATCGATGCCCAGCACGCCACCCACGCTGCTGGAAGAACTGCTCACGCCCGGAGGGGTGGCCCTGGTTTTCGCCTGCTTGGTCATGGGCACAGGCTAGCCCAAAGCGTCAGGGGGGATGACAGGGGACAGTCAGACAGGGGAGGCCGAACCGCCACCGCCACGAAAAAAAGCGCCCCCGTAGGAGCGCTCCTTTGTATCAGATGCTGTTTTAGGCGCTGCGGCTGGCCTTGGCGCTCTGCACCAGCACGGCGAACGCTTCCGGCTCGCGGGCAGCGATGTCGGCCAGGACCTTGCGGTTCAGGTCGATGCCCGCACCCTTCAGGCCACTGATGAAGGTGCTGTAGTTCATGCCGTGCAGACGCGCACCGGCGTTGATACGCTGAATCCACAGACGGCGGAAGTCGCGCTTCTTGTTGCGGCGGTCGCGGTACTCGTAGGTGGCCGCGTTCAGCAGGGTCTGGAAGGCGTTCTTGTACTGCTTGCTGCGCGAACCCCAGAAGCCCTTGGCCTGCTTCAGGGTCTTCTTGTGGCGGCGGCGGCGGACTACGCCGGTTTTAACGCGTGGCATTCAGCTCACACTCCCTTCGGCAGCATGGCTTTCATGCGTGCCCATTCGCTCTTGGAGAGCACGAAGCCCTTGCCCTTGCCGCGAATTTCGTCGCCGCTCTTGCCGGTGTTCTGGTGGCGCTTGCCACTCTTGAACGCCATGACTTTGCCCGTCGCCGTGATCTTGATCCGGCGCGTGGCACTCTTCTTGGTCTTGACTTTAGGCATGTTTCTCCGTAGCCCGGCGAGCGCTGCCAGTGTATGAACAGAGCAGGCTGCCGTCTGGGAACGCGGGCCGTCTTTCGCTGAAGACTGTTGGCCGCCCGCTCTCCACTTGGCCGAAGAAGAAGTATACAGGCCGGGCGGGGCGCGGGCAAGTCTTAGCGGGCCAGTTCCCGCAGGTCGGTGGTGGGCGGGGCGAGCAGAGCCGGGAACTCACTGGCCTGCATCTTCTCCAGTTCGCTCCATTCCCGGATGGCCCGCAGCGGGTCGCCGCGCCGTTCCAGCAGGTATTCCTGAAGCTGCGCCATGCTGATAGCCCCCTCCCCAACTCGCCCGCTCAGGTGCGCTCGCTGGGCGGCGGTCATCTGCGGGAAGGTTGCCTGCGGAAAGAAGCGGGCCAGCATACCGGCGACCTGCTCGCGGGTGGCGTTGCCAAGGTGCAGATGCAGGTCGGTGCGCCCGGGGCGAATCAGGGCGGGGTCGAGGTGCTGCGGGTGGTTGGTGGTCAGGAAGGTGATGCGGCCCTCGCCCGCTGCCACACCGTCCAGCGCGTTCAGCAGCCCCGCGAAGCTCAGTTTGACCGCATCGCTGCGGCGTTCACGGCCATGAAATACCGCGTCGATGTCTTCCAGCAGCAGCAGGGCGCGGCGCGGCAGGTTGGAAAGCAGCGCCTGAAGCCGTTCGTCGGACAGTTCCGGGGTTGCCAGATTCAGCACGCAGATATTCAGGCCCAGTTCTCCGGCCACACTCGCCGCCAGACTGCTCTTGCCGTTTCCCGGCGGGCCATGCAGCAGGTAGCCCCGGCGGTACGGAATGCCCATCTCGGTGTACCACTCATGATCGCTCTGGAAGCGGCGTGCATCGGACAGCAGCGTTTCGAGCAGGGCACCGTCATAGATCAGGCTGCTGGCGGCCCGCGATCTGCGGCGATCCGACATCTGCCAGTTCTGGTAATCCGCCGTATAGATCTCGGTATGCCCGGAAACGGCTCCAGCGGTGGATTCGTAGGCCGTCTGGAGCAGCGGCGCGATCAGCTGGCGGCTGGCAGACAACATCCGCAGACTCAGGGTATGGGTGTACCCGAGCATGCGCCCACCTTCCCCCTGGTGCTTTTCGCGGCTGGGCTGCACCAGCAGCCAGTGACCCCGGAAGCGCAGCAGCGACGCGCCACTCAGCGGAATCAGGCGCACATTGATCTCGTCGCCGTCGCTGTCGGTGCCGAGCGTCAGATTCAGGCCGCCCATCCGCTCATTGAAGCGCGTGGCAACCCCCATATGGCGCATCCGGTGGCTGGTGGCCTGGGTACTGAGCCACACGCTGAGCCACGCAAACGCGGCGTCCTGACCGTCGATTTCCAGAGTAAATGTCAGGCGGCTGAGCAACCCGTTCCACAGGCGCTGCGGCCAGTGGCGGGCGGCTGCGGCCAGCGTGCCGAGCAGTCCCAGCAGCAGGCCGCCCTGGGCAAGCTGGTTGTTCAGCAGGGTCTGGTGCAGGGTAGAGACGAGTTCATGAAGCGCGGTGGTTAGCAGATCGAACATAGAACACGGTCCTGCTCGGGATGCCCCGGACAGCAGACATCGCCGGGGCCGGAAACAGGCGCGGCCCTGAAAGGAAGCGTTGAAAGAACGCGGTGGAAGAGTGGCGCAGAACCGGAGAAGAGCACACACGAGCGGAGACGACCCAGCGTCCGGGCAGGGAAGACCTGCTGTCCGCCTTGTGTGTTCAGCGTAGCGAAACAGCGTCGTCAGACACATCGGCTGCATGGCCTAGCCGGGTGCTCTGCCCAAAGGTGAATGCGCTCACCTTGACAGTTTGCAGACTCGGCGGTACCATTCCTGAGCGCCTGAAAACGGCAGCAAAACAAAGCAGGAACGCAGGAAGATGGAACGCAGGGTAGAGCAGTCTGGTAGCTCGTCGGGCTCATAACCCGGAGGTCGCAGGTTCAAATCCTGTCCCTGCAACCAAAGTAGAAGTCCCCGTCCAAGTGGCGGGGATTTTTGTCGTATCTGGCGGGTGGAGGATGTCCTACGTGCTGCCTGCCACAAGAGCGGGCGAGGGCGCATGCTAGCCTGATCCATTATGTTTGAGAACCTTGGCAACCGCCTCCAGGACATTCTGGAAAAACTGCGCCGTGAGAGCAAACTGACCGAAGCGCAGGTCAAGGCAGCGATGCGCGAGATCCGCATGGCGCTGCTGGAAGCCGACGTGAATTTTGGAGTCGCCCGCGATTTCGTGGCCCGTGTCAGCGAGAAGGCGGTGGGGGCCGAGGTGCTGGGGTCTCTGACGGCTGGGCAGCAGGTCGTGAAGCTGGTCCATGACGAGCTGATCGAGACGCTAGGCGGCAAAGCGCAGCAGCCGACCCTGAAGAACGAAGGCAACGTGATCTTCATGGTGGGGCTTCAGGGTGCGGGCAAGACCACCAGCACCGGCAAGCTGGCGAAGTTCTACAAGGAGAAGGGGCGGCGCGTGCTGCTGGTTGCCGCCGACACCCAGCGCCCGGCGGCCCGCGATCAGCTGCGGGTGCTGGGCACACAGGTAGGCGTGCCGGTGCTGGAAGTGGCAAACGGCGAAACCCCCGAGCAGACGCGGGCGCGGGTGCAGGAATTTCAGCGCGGCGATTTCCGCGATCTGATCATCGTGGACACGGCAGGCCGCCTCCAGATCGACGAGGGCCTGATGGACGCCCTGAGTGACCTGAAAACGGCGATGCAGCCCACCGAGACGCTGCTGGTGGTCGATGCCATGACCGGTCAGGAAGCGCTGAACGTCGCCAAGACCTTCGATGAGCGCATCGGGCTGTCGGGCCTGATCATCACCAAGATGGACGGCGACGCACGCGGCGGCGCGGCGCTTTCGGCGCGGTTCGTGACCGGCAAACCGATCTATTTCGCGGGCACCAGCGAAAAGCTGACCGGCCTGGAACCCTTTTACCCTGACCGTGTGGCGGGCCGCATTCTGGGCATGGGCGACGTACTGGGCCTGATCGAGCGGGCGCAGCAGGCCGATCTGGCCCAGATGGAGATGAAGAAGGCCGGGGAATTCGATCTGGAAGACCTGCTGACGCAGCTCCGGCAGATTCGCAAGATGGGGCCGCTGGGCGACCTGCTCAAACTCATTCCCGGCATGAGCCGCGCCCTGCCCGAAGGCTTCAACGTCGATGAAAAGCAGATTCAGCGCATCGACGCCCTGATTTCCAGCATGACCCTGAAGGAGCGCCGTAATCCCGGCATTCTGAACGCCTCGCGCCGCAAACGCATCGCGGGGGGGTCGGGCAGCACGGTGCAGGAAGTCAACAAGCTCATCAAGATGCACGAGCAGATGAAGGGCATGATGAAGATGCTCCAGGGCATGCAGGGTGGCCTGGGCGGCGGAAAGGGCGGCAAGATGCCCAAGCTTCCGCCGGGCATGAGCGGAATGGGCGGCCTGCCGGGAATGGGCGGCAAGAAATAAGCTTCCCCCACAGTTCTTGACTCTGCTCAGGTCGCTCCGTATACTGCCTGACGCTGCCGCTCTGAGGCGGTGCAGGTCGGGACGTTAGCTCAATAGGTAGAGCAGCTGACTTTTAATCAGCGGGTTCCGGGTTCAAGTCCCGGGCGTCCCACCACCACAAAGCCCCGCCGAGTGCGGGGTTTTGCATTTGCTGCCCAGCGCTGCTTTGGGCACTGAACCGAATGGCGTCTCGGAAGCTCCGAGCTGTGTACCGTCGCTCTGAGCCGCTTTCGTCGGTTGCGAACATTCCCGCCCTGAAGGGCATTCTTGCCGGATTTACCCCAGGCCGCGTGGACTCAGATCGACGCGTACCCGTGCCGAGAAGCGCCGATCCAGCGCACTCAGCAGGGTGTTCAGCCGTTCTTCATTGCGCGTTCGCAGCAGCAGTTGGTACGGGTACACGCCGCGCACGCGGGCCAGCGGGCTGGGAGCCGGGCCGAGCACTTCCTGACTGACCGCGCCTGCGCCGTGCAGGGTGTCGGCCACGTCCTGCGCGGCCTGGGCAGCCCGGCCCCGGTCACGCGCCGCCACCTCGATAAAGGTCAGCAGGCGGTGAGGCGGATACCCCAGATCCTGCCGGGCATGCGCCTCCAAGGCCGGATAGTAGCCCGCGTCGCGGTTGTGCAGCACGCATTGCAGCGCCGGATGTTCGGCCTGGAAGGTCTGCACCACCGTCAGGGGCGCACGCTCGGGGTGCCAGCCGAGCAGTTGCCGCAGCAGGCGGTGATAACGCTCGCCCGCTCGGAAATCCGAGATATTCAGCCAGGTGTCGGCCAGCGTGACACCGATGAGTGCCAGATTGGGCGGGCAGGCCAGCGACAGCAGCGCCTGAGTACCCACCACCACGCCCGGTTCGCCCGCGTCCAGCGCACTCAGATCGTCCTGATGGTCGCGGTCGTAGCGGTACACCGGGAAGCCGGGCAGCAGCTTTTTCACTTCCTGCACGATCCATTCGGTGCCGGGGCCACGCGCCTGCCACATCGGGTCGCCGCAGTGGTCGCAGCGGTCGGGAATACCCACCTCATAGCCGCACTGGTGGCAGTGCAGCGCCCGCCGTTCCTGATGAAAGCGCAGCGATACGTCGCAGTTGGGGCAGCCGGGGGTGTACTGGCAACTGGAGCAGCGCAGCAGCGCCGAATACCCGCGCCGAGGAGCCAGCAGCACCGCCTGTCGCCCGCGTGCCTGCACCTGCCTTAGCACCTTGCCCAGATCGTGCGAGATCGGATAACCCAGGTCGCTGGGTTTCAGGTGCGGACTGCTGAGCGGCCCCATCTGCGGCTGTTCTGTGGGGGCCGCGTAATCCACGATATGCAGGCGTTGACGGGGCGGCGGCAGCACCGGGCCGGGGTGCAGCAGGCTCTCGGCGGCAGGCACGCAGCCCAGCAGGGCCAGCGGAACTGCTCCGACAGCCGCCATCCGCTCTGCCAGATCGGGTACGAAGGCCCGCGAGCCGCTCAGCAGCTTGTGGGCGTCGCTGCCCTCTTCCAGCACCACGATCAGGCCCAGGTCGGGGTGAGGAGCACACAGCGCCAGGGCCGTTCCGATCACCAGTCCTGCCTCGCCGCGCTGCACCTGTCCCCAGGCATGTTCGCGCTGCACTTCGCTGAGCGTGCCACTGAAACAGAGCGCCCGCGTGCCTGCTTCCAGCGCCAGCCCCGACAGGTGCTCCCAGGCTCCGCGCAGGGTGGCGCTGTCGGGCGCAAGAACGGTGACGCCCCGGCCCAGTTCCAGCAGCCGCCGAATGCGCGGAGCCAACCGTGCAAAGCGCTCGGCCTCGCGTCCGCCGTGCAGTCGCCAGATGCTCTCCTGCGGCAGCGTGTCGGAGGCGAGGCGTGGCAGCCGGGTGGACGCGGGAGGCAGCGTGGGTGGGGGAGCGGGCAGCGGCACGCTCTCGGCCCAGCCGTGCGCCAGCAGCCGCGTCACAGCGCTCTGCGGCACTCCGGCTGCCTCGGCCCAGGCGGCCTGACTGGAGAACGGCCCCTGCGCCTTCAGCAGGTCCCAGGCGGGTGACGGCGGCACTTCACGCAGTATGGAGATGGCCCAGCCCCGCTCTACCACGCCGCGCACCACCCCGGCCCCGACGCCCGCGCCGCTGCCCCACTCGCTCAGGCGACTGACCGGGCCATGTTCTTGCAGCCACGCCCACGCCTGCTGCTGTTTGGGCGTGAGCGGCTGTGTTCCGGCTGAGCTGGCCTGCCAGCCCTCGCTGTATCTGGCTTCGGCAGGAACGTCGGCCCACAGCCGCGCCCGGTAGCCCGTCACGGTGCGCGGCGCGGCTCCGAATGCTTCATCCAGCAGACCCTGTTCCCGAATTCGGTCGAGCAGTCCGGGCGCGTAGCTGCTCGCGTCGCTCCACTCGGCCCCCGGCACCGCGTCTGCAAACATCCCCAGATCGGCCCCCGGCACTGCCCGCACGGTATGGAGGTAGCGGGCTTCCCAGCCCACGCCGACGAAATCGCACAGCAGCAGGCCCAACGGTGTACGCGACAGCCGCGAAAGCCCGCAGGTCGCCTCGACGAAGGCCGGGTGGACGTGTGGCACGTCGTCGAGCAGATGCACCGCCTCGCGCAGCCGCCCGCGCCCCTGGGTGTCGCTGGTGCCCACGACCAGCCCCACGCTCAGTTCGCCGCGCCAGGGAATCAGGACGCGGTGCCCGGTAGGGGTCGGCTGTGCGGCGTCCCAGCCGTGTGGGGGCAGAAAGTCGAGGGCCGGGGCGGGGATGGGCAGGGCGATCAGCCAGGGGGTGGGGGAGGGGGGAAGGGCTGACATGCCGGGTCAGTATGGCGTGGGGGCTGGACTCATACAGTGATGGGGCGGGGGTGGAGTTGGCTTTGTTGTGGGTTTGCGGTTGGCTGGGGGTTCGGAGGCTGCTTAGGTGGCCCCACCCCCCAGCCCCCTACCCCAAAGGGGCAGGGGGAGCTAGAGAAGCGTCAAGCGCTGATCGTAATTTGGAAGCGGCGTGCTCTGTCTTCGCTCATTGCAACGTTGCATCTTGTTGCAATCACCGCCGCCACCGCGCTGACTCGCTCCAGTAGGCTTGGTTGCTCATTCCAGGCAAGTTGCCAACTTCGCCCTACAGGGCCGCGACTCAATGCGCCCAAGGCAGTGCGGCGTCCATGTGGAAGACTTTCCAGGCTTCGCCCCAGATCGTTTACTTTTTGTCAGAGAAGCAAGAGCTGTTGCTGTTTGATGCTGTTGAAGCGGCCTAGGTCTGAATGAAATGGCAGGCAGAACAGATAACAGACCGAGGGATGTGGGCGATTAAGGCCGCGCCCACGCAGGGCTTTGACGGTGCTGAGTTGAGCACGTCTTCGGCAACAACGAAGCGGCCTTACGCCGGTCGTGGCGCAGCAACCAGCAAGATCAAACGTTGCAACGGGCGAAGCAAGAATACGCCGCTTCCAAATTACGATCAGCGCTTGACGGATCTCTTCGCTCCCCCTGCCCCTCTGGGGTAGGGGGCTGGGGGGTGGGGCCACCTAAGCAGCCTCCGAACCCCCAACAAACCGACCTTTCCCACAGAAGCAAAAGCTCTTGCCGTCTGTCGCGACTGCAACAGCCTATGTGGAAGGAAACCGCCACCTCCAGCCACCCCCCTGGCATCCTCATTCGTTTTCCCTTATACTTTACCCGGATGGTTACGTTGATAGCAGAAAATTTTTCAGCCCGTATCACCGGGTTCAGAGCGTGAGCAGCGGCGCGGCGGGCAAGCGTGGTCTGCGGGTTCGTCGCGACTCGGAACAGGCAATCTCGACCCCGGCGGGGGCTGCACAGGCGGTTAAGAAGGCAAAAGCGAAGCCAGCGCCTCCCCGGTCTGCACCACAGCAGGAGCGCTTTTTGCGGCTGTTTTTTGCCGTCGAGCTTCCGGCAGCCCTGGCGAGCGAACTGGCAGCGGCGCAGCAGAAACTCAGCCAGAACTGGCGGCGGGTCGAGGCTCAGCAGCTGCATATCACGCTGGCCTATCTGCCGGGCGTGCCCCAGAACCGCGTCGCGGAGTTGCGGGCGCTTGGAGAGCGGCTGGCGGGCAGTGTGCCGCCGCTGGCTCTGCGGCTGCGCGGCACCGGATACCACCCGAATGTCGGTAGCCCCCGCGTCTGGTTCGTGAAGGTCGAGGGCGAAGGACTGCTCGAACTGGCCGCCCGTTTTCAGGCGGAAGTGGAGGCGCTGGGCTTTCCCACCGAGGGCGCGTTTCAGCCGCATATCACGCTGGCCCGCAAAAAAGGCCCGGCTCCCCGCGTGCCGCCTGTTACCTTTGCCCAGAGCTGGACCGCTCCGCAGTTTTCACTGATTCATACGTTTCTGCCCCGCGACAAGACCGGGCCGGTCTACGACACCGTGAGCCGCTTCGTGTTCAGGGGTCAGCCGTCTGCGCCGCCCGTTCCCACCGAAGCACTCATTGCCACTGAAGCACCGATCACAGCCGTACCAATTCCGGAGGAAGACCATGGAAAAGCCAGGTAAAAACGAGAAGGGCAGCCCCACTAGCATCGACGGCAGCAACGCCAAGGAGCGCATCAAGGCCATTGATATGGCGATGGGTCAGATCGAGAAGCAGTTCGGCAAGGGCGCGATCATGCGCCTCGGCGCCGATACCCGCCTCGACATCCAGACCATCAGCACCGGCAGCCTGAGCCTCGATCTGGCGCTGGGCGTCGGCGGCATCCCGCGTGGCCGCGTCACCGAGATTTACGGCCCCGAGTCGGGCGGCAAGACCACCCTGGCGCTCGCCATCATCGCGCAGGCGCAGAAAGCGGGCGGCACGGCGGCCTTTATCGACGCCGAGCACGCCCTTGATCCGGTATATGCCCGCGCCCTGGGCGTGAACACCGATGAGCTGCTGGTGTCGCAGCCCGACAACGGCGAGCAGGCGCTGGAGATCATGGAACTGCTGGTTCGCAGCGGCGCGGTCGATATCGTGGTGGTGGACAGCGTGGCTGCCCTGACGCCGCGTGCGGAAATCGAGGGCGACATGGGCGACAGCCTGCCGGGTCTTCAGGCCCGTCTGATGTCGCAGGCGCTCCGCAAGCTGACGGGCATTCTGTCGAAGACCAACACCGCCGCCATCTTCATCAATCAGGTGCGCGAGAAGATCGGCGTGATGTACGGCAACCCCGAGACCACCACCGGAGGCCGGGCGCTGAAGTTCTATGCCAGCGTGCGCCTCGACGTGCGGAAGATCGGCCAGCCCACCAAGATCGGCAACGATTCGGTTGCTAACACTGTCAAGATCAAGACCGTAAAGAACAAGGTCGCGGCTCCCTTCAAGGAAGTCGAGCTGTCGCTGGTGTACGGCAAGGGCTTCGATCAGCTGTCCGATCTGGTGACGCTGGCCGCCGACATGGACATCGTGAAGAAGGCCGGGTCGTTCTACAGCTACGGCGACGAGCGCATCGGGCAGGGCAAGGACAAGGCGATGGCTTACATCGGAGAGCGCCCGGCGATGGAGCAGGAAATCCGTGACCGCGTGATGGCCGCCATCAAGGCGGGCGCAGCAGGCAGGCCGGAAATCGCGGCGGTGGCCGAGAGCAGCGACGTGGCGATGGACGCCAACTGAGCAGCTAAAGTTCAGGCATCCTGCCGGAACATCTGGGGGAAGGGCAGCCATCTGGCTCGCCTTTCCCTCTTTTTTATTTTCCTGACCCCCAATCCCTGTATCTTCTTCCCATGCCACAAGCCGTGATCGTGAGTGCCGTTCGTACCCCGGTGGGCCGCTATGGAGGCGGTCTGAGCAGTGTTCGCCCCGACGACCTGGGCGCGGTGGCCCTGCGCGAAGTGCTGGTTCGCAGCGGCCTCGACGCCGCCAGTATCGAAGACGTGTATATGGGCTGCGCCAATCAGGCGGGCGAAGACAACCGCAACGTGGCCCGCATGAGTCTGCTGCTGGCAGGGCTGCCGTACAGCGTGCCGGGCGCGACCATCAACAGGCTGTGCGGCAGCGGCCTGGACGCGGTGAATACGGCGGTCAAAAGTATTCTGAGCGGCGAGGGACACGCGTATCTGGCGGGCGGCGTCGAGAGCATGAGCCGCGCCCCACTGGTGCAGGCCAAGCCGGAAAAAGCCTTCCAGAACGGCAATCAGACGCTGTATGACAGCACGCTCGGCTGGAGGTTCATCAATCCGAAGATGCGTGAGCTGTACGGCGTGGACGCGATGGGCGAGACAGCCGAGAATCTGGCCGAGGAGTACCAGATTTCGCGGGAAGCGCAGGACGCCTACGCGCTGCACAGCCACCAGAAGGCGGTGCGGGCGCAGAACGAAGGCCGCTTTGAGCGTGAAACAGTGGGCGTGGAGGTGGCAGGGCGCAAAGGCAGCGTGACGGTTGCCCGCGACGAAGGCCCGCGCCCCGATACCACGCTGGAAGCGCTGGCCGGGCTGCGTCCGGTCTTCCGAAAGGGCGGCAGCGTCACGGCGGGCAACAGCAGCAGCCTGAACGACGGCGCGGCGGCCCTGGCCCTGACGAGCCGAGACTTTGCCGAGGCGCACGGGCTGAACATTCGGGCGGTGGTTCGCAGTTTTGCTGTCGCCGGGGTGCCGCCGCGCATCATGGGCATCGGTCCGGTTCCGGCAACCCGCAAGGCGCTGGAACGGGCAGGCCTGAGCGTGGCCGACCTGCACGCCATCGAACTGAACGAGGCGTTTGCGGCGCAGGCGCTGGCAGTGCTGCACGATCTGAACGTCGCGCCCGACGACGAGCGGCTGAACCCGAACGGCGGGGCCATCGCCATCGGGCATCCGCTGGGATGCAGTGGGGCGCGGCTGCTGACCACTCTGCTGCACGAACTGGAGCGCGGCGGCGGCACGCTGGGGCTGGCGACCATGTGCATCGGGGTGGGGCAGGGCATCGCCACCGTGATCGAGCGGGTGTAGCGGGGAAGGAGTGGGAGGCGGGAACGGCCTTGGCATCCGGCCTGTTCTTCCCCGTTTTCCTGCTCCCTCCTTCCCAAATCCCCATTTGTCCCGGCCCGCCTGCACTAGCCTGTGGGCATGTCCAGCACGTTCGACCGCCCGCGCCGCCTGCGCCGCACGCCTGCGCTCCGCGCCCTGACCCGCGAAATCTCGCTGTCGCCCGGCAACCTGATCTATCCGATGTTCGTGCATGAAGGCGCAGACGACCAGACGATCAGCACCATGCCGGGCGTGCTGCGCTACAGCCTCGCCGGGGCCGTGAAGCGGGTGGGCGAGGCGCGGGAGAAGGGCGTC includes:
- the ppgK gene encoding polyphosphate--glucose phosphotransferase is translated as MGGVLGIDIGGSGIKGAPVDLKTGKLLAERFRIPTPAGASPEDVAEVVSEIAHHFEELGSGKGPIGVTFPGVVRGGVTLSAANVDKRWIGIDADQLFTRAVGRPVTLLNDADAAGLGEARYGAGKDAHGVVMMLTFGTGIGSALINSGVLVPNTELGHLELGGREVEPWASERARELEDLSWKAWSKRANAYLEQLEMLFSPDLFIIGGGISKKPEKWQPLLQIKTPIVPATLQNEAGIVGAALMASEKRG
- the rplT gene encoding 50S ribosomal protein L20; translated protein: MPRVKTGVVRRRRHKKTLKQAKGFWGSRSKQYKNAFQTLLNAATYEYRDRRNKKRDFRRLWIQRINAGARLHGMNYSTFISGLKGAGIDLNRKVLADIAAREPEAFAVLVQSAKASRSA
- the rpmI gene encoding 50S ribosomal protein L35 — protein: MPKVKTKKSATRRIKITATGKVMAFKSGKRHQNTGKSGDEIRGKGKGFVLSKSEWARMKAMLPKGV
- a CDS encoding AAA family ATPase, which encodes MFDLLTTALHELVSTLHQTLLNNQLAQGGLLLGLLGTLAAAARHWPQRLWNGLLSRLTFTLEIDGQDAAFAWLSVWLSTQATSHRMRHMGVATRFNERMGGLNLTLGTDSDGDEINVRLIPLSGASLLRFRGHWLLVQPSREKHQGEGGRMLGYTHTLSLRMLSASRQLIAPLLQTAYESTAGAVSGHTEIYTADYQNWQMSDRRRSRAASSLIYDGALLETLLSDARRFQSDHEWYTEMGIPYRRGYLLHGPPGNGKSSLAASVAGELGLNICVLNLATPELSDERLQALLSNLPRRALLLLEDIDAVFHGRERRSDAVKLSFAGLLNALDGVAAGEGRITFLTTNHPQHLDPALIRPGRTDLHLHLGNATREQVAGMLARFFPQATFPQMTAAQRAHLSGRVGEGAISMAQLQEYLLERRGDPLRAIREWSELEKMQASEFPALLAPPTTDLRELAR
- the ffh gene encoding signal recognition particle protein; this translates as MFENLGNRLQDILEKLRRESKLTEAQVKAAMREIRMALLEADVNFGVARDFVARVSEKAVGAEVLGSLTAGQQVVKLVHDELIETLGGKAQQPTLKNEGNVIFMVGLQGAGKTTSTGKLAKFYKEKGRRVLLVAADTQRPAARDQLRVLGTQVGVPVLEVANGETPEQTRARVQEFQRGDFRDLIIVDTAGRLQIDEGLMDALSDLKTAMQPTETLLVVDAMTGQEALNVAKTFDERIGLSGLIITKMDGDARGGAALSARFVTGKPIYFAGTSEKLTGLEPFYPDRVAGRILGMGDVLGLIERAQQADLAQMEMKKAGEFDLEDLLTQLRQIRKMGPLGDLLKLIPGMSRALPEGFNVDEKQIQRIDALISSMTLKERRNPGILNASRRKRIAGGSGSTVQEVNKLIKMHEQMKGMMKMLQGMQGGLGGGKGGKMPKLPPGMSGMGGLPGMGGKK
- the priA gene encoding replication restart helicase PriA encodes the protein MSALPPSPTPWLIALPIPAPALDFLPPHGWDAAQPTPTGHRVLIPWRGELSVGLVVGTSDTQGRGRLREAVHLLDDVPHVHPAFVEATCGLSRLSRTPLGLLLCDFVGVGWEARYLHTVRAVPGADLGMFADAVPGAEWSDASSYAPGLLDRIREQGLLDEAFGAAPRTVTGYRARLWADVPAEARYSEGWQASSAGTQPLTPKQQQAWAWLQEHGPVSRLSEWGSGAGVGAGVVRGVVERGWAISILREVPPSPAWDLLKAQGPFSSQAAWAEAAGVPQSAVTRLLAHGWAESVPLPAPPPTLPPASTRLPRLASDTLPQESIWRLHGGREAERFARLAPRIRRLLELGRGVTVLAPDSATLRGAWEHLSGLALEAGTRALCFSGTLSEVQREHAWGQVQRGEAGLVIGTALALCAPHPDLGLIVVLEEGSDAHKLLSGSRAFVPDLAERMAAVGAVPLALLGCVPAAESLLHPGPVLPPPRQRLHIVDYAAPTEQPQMGPLSSPHLKPSDLGYPISHDLGKVLRQVQARGRQAVLLAPRRGYSALLRCSSCQYTPGCPNCDVSLRFHQERRALHCHQCGYEVGIPDRCDHCGDPMWQARGPGTEWIVQEVKKLLPGFPVYRYDRDHQDDLSALDAGEPGVVVGTQALLSLACPPNLALIGVTLADTWLNISDFRAGERYHRLLRQLLGWHPERAPLTVVQTFQAEHPALQCVLHNRDAGYYPALEAHARQDLGYPPHRLLTFIEVAARDRGRAAQAAQDVADTLHGAGAVSQEVLGPAPSPLARVRGVYPYQLLLRTRNEERLNTLLSALDRRFSARVRVDLSPRGLG
- the thpR gene encoding RNA 2',3'-cyclic phosphodiesterase; this translates as MRLFFAVELPAALASELAAAQQKLSQNWRRVEAQQLHITLAYLPGVPQNRVAELRALGERLAGSVPPLALRLRGTGYHPNVGSPRVWFVKVEGEGLLELAARFQAEVEALGFPTEGAFQPHITLARKKGPAPRVPPVTFAQSWTAPQFSLIHTFLPRDKTGPVYDTVSRFVFRGQPSAPPVPTEALIATEAPITAVPIPEEDHGKAR
- the recA gene encoding recombinase RecA, with protein sequence MEKPGKNEKGSPTSIDGSNAKERIKAIDMAMGQIEKQFGKGAIMRLGADTRLDIQTISTGSLSLDLALGVGGIPRGRVTEIYGPESGGKTTLALAIIAQAQKAGGTAAFIDAEHALDPVYARALGVNTDELLVSQPDNGEQALEIMELLVRSGAVDIVVVDSVAALTPRAEIEGDMGDSLPGLQARLMSQALRKLTGILSKTNTAAIFINQVREKIGVMYGNPETTTGGRALKFYASVRLDVRKIGQPTKIGNDSVANTVKIKTVKNKVAAPFKEVELSLVYGKGFDQLSDLVTLAADMDIVKKAGSFYSYGDERIGQGKDKAMAYIGERPAMEQEIRDRVMAAIKAGAAGRPEIAAVAESSDVAMDAN